In the Natrinema sp. CBA1119 genome, GTTTATGGCCTTTCGCTCGGGGCCTGGGTCGGCTCCCGAACCGAGGGCGTAGAGGATCCGGAACGGGAGTACGAGTACGATAACGGCAACTAACCGTCGGTCCCGCTCAGCTTGTCGACGTCTTCCTCGAATCGACTCGCGTACTCGAGGCGCAGGTCTCGGGCGTCGGCCCGGGTCACGTACTGGCGGCCGTCGATCCGCGTCGAGATCGGATGATAGTCGCCGACAGAGAACCCCATCCGCTCGAGATAGTTCGCGACGGCCGGCGACTCGATGCCGTCGCGGATCGCTGACTCGGTGAGTTCACTGACGGTTTCGAACGCGGGGAGGGTGATTCCATCGCCCGTGATGTGGCCGGGTCGAGCGGTCGGACCGCCGTACCGGTACCCGATTCCGTCGTCGCTCGTCCAGCCGTCGCCATCGTCGCTCGTCCAGTTACCAGCCGCTCCCTCGTTCACTCCGTCGATTCGAACGGTGGTGCGGTGGAGCCGGTCCAGCATCGTCTCGAGGTCGTCGACCAGCCGAAGTAACTGACTCGGCAGGGCGGCGTCGGGCGAGCGCCATTCGATCGTGGACATCGACTCGTGCAGTCGCACGGGCGTCCAGCCTACGTCGTCGGGCGAGACGGACTCCTCGACCGTCGCCGCGTCGACACCCGCCGAGACGGCCGCGTCTCTGAACCCCTCGTAGCGGCGCTCGAGCCACCGATACCACTCTCCGACGGTCTCGACGTAGCGCCAGCGCCGGCCGCGTTTCGGGAACGCCTCGCCGTTCTCCGTTCGGTGGCAGCGGGAACGGGCCCCGTTGGCAATCCGGTCGCCTCGAACGTACGGCGACGAGTTGACCAGCGCGAGCGCCGGATCGAGGGCGAGGAGGGTGTTAAGCTGGTCGGTGACGTTTCGCTGCTCGATGTGGATCCCCGCGCCGGCACAGTATTTCGCGCAGTCGACGCGTTCGCCGATCACTGCCGTCCGGATACGCTCTTGCCCATCTGTACGCCGATCGGTCACGTCGCCGTTGATCGGCGTGGCGAAGGGGACGAGGCGCTTGTCCAGCGTCGACGCCCGCGAGAGGACTCCCTCGAGTTCCTTCGCGAGCGCCGTCCGGAGTTCCGAGATCGACTCGCAGGACGGCGTTTTCACCGCGAGTAGCGGCTCGACGGACGCTCGTTCGGTCCGCGTCGATACGTCCGCGAGCGGCCCCGGTTCGGTGAGATCGCCGTCGCTATCGACGACCCAGTACTCGACTTCGATACTCGTTTGCATGCTCGAGGGTCCTTCGCTCTCGTCGGTCGGGTTGCAGTGCGATCCGCGACGACGTCATTCGGCTCGGTCTGCCGGCTGGAAAACCGGTACTCGTCGTCGGTGTCGGTCCGATTGGATCGATTCGTGGAAGTGACCGTGCCCTGCAGCCGCCACCCGTATTTCATCGGGCCGTCGCTCCCGCCGGTGTGAGTCCGATTCGACCGGGAGGACCTCGACGACGACAAACAGAAAAGAGATAACGGAGCTGATCGGCGACCTCGCGAACGAGCACTTCGAGGAGGCCGATTTCGGCGACTGAATCCGATCAGCTCCTCGGTACGGGGACCCGAGCGCTCACTCCGGATCGAACCCACCGACGAGATACTCGAGCGCGAACAGCGCGATCGCGCCGAGGGCGGCCCAAGCGGCCGTCAGCGCGATCGTTTCGGTGGTCCATGCGTGCGTTTCGGCGATGTTGTGCAGCGGGGCCGGAACCGAGCCGGCGATGAGGCTGACCAGGAAGACGAGGGTCAACTCGCGGTTGCGGGCCAGCGCGATACGCACGACGCGGGCGATGGTAACGAGGCCGACGACGCCGCCAGCGAGGAACAGCACGACGGTCGTTCCCGGATCGATGACGTCGGCGAGCGAGCCATCGCCGAGCAGGTCGCCGATGGCGCGGACGAACGCACTCAGTTCGTCGGAGAGGAAGATGTACTGGCCGAGCAGTATTAGGATGAGCGAACCGGAGATTCCCGGCAGGATCATCGCGCTGACGGCGATCGCGCCGGCGACGAGGATCACGACCGGACCGCCTCCCGGGAGCGTGACGAGGTCGGCGGCGACCAGTAACGCGAGCCCGGCACCCGCGGCCGCGGTCCCTGCGTGAACGGGCGTCGTGAACGTCAGACTCCGGCCGAGCGTGATCGCCGAGGCGGCGATCAACCCGGTGAAGAAGCCGAACATCGCGACCGGGTTGGACTCCGCGAGTGTCGAGACGAGGTCGGCGATCAGCACCACCGCGGTGGCCATGCCGACGCCCAGCGGGAGCAGGAATCCGAAATCCAGTTCGAGCAGCGCCTCGCGCGCCCGCTCGCGCCGCTCGGGACGGTACCCCCGGAGGATGGCGATGGCTCGGCGAGGCGTAAACGCCGTGACGGCGGCGATCAGCCGGCCGTAGAAGCCCAGCAGGAGCGCGACGGTGCCGCCGGAGACGCCGGGGAGGGCGTCGGCCGTCCCCATGCAGAGCCCGTAGCCGTAGGCCCGAAGCAACTCGAGTCGGTCGACGACGACGTCGGTTCGTTCATACTCCATGTGTTCGTTCCTGGCGTCGCCGGTCGGCGTCGCGGCTGGACAGCGTTCGATGCCACCGTTTCGAGCCCGAGCGACCGAGCCGCCGTTTCGCCTGCATGGTCGATGGGGCGACGCGCGTCCGTATAAAAGTGCGACAACCTCGTCAGCGCGTGCTCCCCGTCCTCGTTTACCGTCTTCCATCCTTGTCTCAGTCCCCCATCCTCGTCTCCGTCCCTGGCCATCGTCGCCGTCCGGCTCGGCGAACCGCGGTTTCAGGCCGGCCGTCCAATCGTGTACAGGAACATCGGCGTCTGTCCCGCGGCGCGGGGGGCGAAGAAGTCCGAGACGATGTCGTCGTAGAACGTCAGCCCGGTCCCGCCGAGATCGCGATGGGCGTACGTCCCCAGATACAGTCGGCCGGCCGTCAGCGACGCCTCGAGCTGTGCCACCCGGTAGCCGCGATCGCCGAGCGCGTCGACGATCTCCTCGAGGTCGGACAGGAAGTAGACGCAGACCGCGGCGTCGGCGGCCAACCGCTGATCCAGCGCGAGGTGGCCCGCCTCGCTGCGAAAGTCGCCGGCCTGCAGCCGCTCGAGTTCGCCTCGAGCCGGATGGTAGCAGTAGCTGCCCGATGCGAGGCCGTCGACGCCGTTGACGATGAGATAGGGATCGACGAAGGAGAGCGGCGGGTCGTCCGCGAGACGGCTGTCCATCGCCACCCCGCGAACGGCCCGGTCGAGCACGGTCGATAGCTTCCGGAAACTGATCGGCTTGCGCTCGTACTCGCGACAGGAGCCGCGGCGACGGATCGTCTCGTGGAGCGGCCGGCTCGAGGCCGTCTCGTGATCGACCGGCTCGAGTGCAACCCGTTCGCCGTCACCGGGTTCGCGGATACCGATCGGTCCCACCGGCCGCCCGGACCGCCAGGAGTCGGCCGCGCCGCCGCTCTCGAGAGTGCCAGCCGACCACGCCTCGTGGATCAGCGGGAACGCCCGCTCGTTCGGCGAGAGCGGTTCGGTGTCGGGATCGATCGGGTCGATGTCAGCCGAACCGGAATTGGCGTCGGAACCGGCGGCGAAATCGGACTCGGAATCGGTGTTTCCCGAACCGATCGGCACGATCTCGAGTGGCGCTTCGCGTTCGGGCTCGAGTCCGAGCAGGTCCGCGACGGGACGATCCGCGAAGCCGGTGACGACCTCGGCGCGGTAGTCGAGCGCATGGGCGACCGCCAGCAGGTTCGCGAGGTGCGTCCCGGAGTCCCAGAACGCGTGGCGAAACGTTCGGTCCCCGTACTTCCAGGCGTTTCGCCACCACGTCGAGGTCGCGACGATCGACAGCGGCGCGTCGGCGACGCCCGCGTGCTCGCTGGCGCTCGCGAGCACGCCGCGGTAGTCCCCCTCGCGGAGCACGTCGAGCGACAGCGTCCGGGGATCGAAGTGGTAGACGCCGGCCTCGAGTTCGCGTCCCGGTTCACCGGTCTCGTCGTCGCCGTCGTCACCCCCGAGCTCGCCGCAGACGACGTACAGGTCGACGTGGTAGAGCGCACCGGTCGTCGCCGCGGCGCGAAAGCGGAGGGTGCGACCGCGCCTCTCGATCCGCTTCGTGATGCCGGCTGCGTAGTAGCACAGGTTCGTGACCGTCTCGAGGTCCGGCTGGCGCGCTCGAGTCGGATCGCCGTCGGGTGTTGGCTCCGCGATTGCCGCGAGCGCGGGTTGTTGGGGCGGGCGAATTCGGTCGGCGAGCGCTTTCGAGGGCAGGTCGATGTACTCCTTGTACGGCCGCGGTTTGTTGTCGAAGTTCAGGCCGCGACCGCCCTCGCGAACGCTTTCGGGCGAGTGTTTCGTCCGCTCGTGGTAGTCGATCGCCCCGGTTGGCATGCGCCGAGCTACCACGCCGGCGCGGAAAAACCCGGGCAGGAACTTTTTCCTCGCTCCGGTTTGTTACACCGCTCGAGAACATGGACCTCGAGTCGATTCCGGGCGTCGGCGAGAAGACCGCCCGAGCGCTGTCCGCGCTCGACGATCCCGAGCGCGCGCTCCGGGCGGGCGACGTGGAAGCGATCGCGACCGCCCCGGGGATCTCCCAGGGGCGGGCCGCCCGCATCGCGCGCGGTGCGATCCGACTCGAGCACGACGATCCCGGCGGGTTCCTCGCGACCGATCGCGCCCGCGAGGTCTATCGAGAGCTCCTCGGCCTGCTCGAGGAGCGCACGGTCACGGACTACGCCGCCCGGCGACTCGAGACGATCTATCCGAGCCCGCGGCGCTCGCGCATCGCGGAGGTCCAGGAGTTCTCCCGCGAGGCGCTCGAATGCGACCCTGACCCCGCGGTGCTCGACGCGCTCGAGGGGGTCCAACCCCTTCGAGAGCCGGGCGACGTGCGGGTCCGCGAGCGCTGTCTGGCGACGACCGACGCCGAGCGCTACAGCGAGGCGCGCGAGGCGATCCCGGAGCTCTCCGTCGAGATCGTCGAGGACGCACAGGGACTGGCCGAACTCGCTCGCGGATACGCGACGGTGATCGCCCTCGACGAGTCCTTCGCCGGCGTCACGCTCGAGGGCGACGTGCAGGTCCGTCCCGACGCCCTCGAGAACCCGGCTGAAGTCGTCCCCGAGCGGCCGCTGGCCTTCTTCGCGCGCAATCGGGACCGCCTGCAGGCGGCCGTCGCGGTCCATCGGGCCGCCGACCTCGAGCCGCCCTGCGATCTCTCGGCCCTCGAGGACGGCCTCTCGCGGCTGGCCGAGGACGGCACGGTCGCGGGCGACGACGAACTTGACCGGCTGACGACGGCGGTCGACGATCTCGATGCGGCGGCGAGCGCGGCCGAGAGCGTCGCAAACGACCACCTTCGGGAGGCGATCCGCGAACAGGACGTGACGATCGAGGGCTCGGACCTGCTCTCGCTGGTCGAACGCGGGGCCGGCGTCGACTCTCTCCTCTCGCGGGAACTTGCGGACGAGTACGCCGCGGCGGTCGAGGCGGCCCGAGACCACCTCGTCGACGCGCTCGATCTCGATCAGGGCGAAGCCGAAATAGCGCGCCGCGCGTTCAGCGACGAACCCACGTTTCCGGTCGAGCGCGACGAGGACGTCATCGGTCGGTTACGCGAGGAGCTGACGGCGGCCAAGGACCGCCGCGCGGGCAAACTGAAGCGCGAGCTCGCGGCCGATCTCGCCGACCAGCGCGACGGTGCCCGTCAGCTCGTCCGGGACGCCCTCGAGCTAGACGTCGAACTCGCGATCGCCCGCTTCGCCGAGGAGTACGAGTGCGTGATGCCCGAATTTGCTGATAGCGAGGCGCTACGCGCCTCGGAAGCGAGTAGCGCGGAACGAAGTTCCGCGGACAGTCGAGCGGCTTCCGAACCGCCGCGAGACGACGGTGAAACCGCGAGCAAAAGCGTTGCCGAGGTCGGCTTCGCGATCGAGGGCGGCCGCTCGCCCCTGCTCGACGAGCCGCTCGAGTCGATCGATCCCGTCGATTACGAGGTCTCGGGCGTGGCGCTCCTCTCGGGGGTCAACAGCGGCGGGAAGACCTCCACGCTGGATCTGGTCGCGAGCGTCGTCGTGCTGGCCCACATGGGGCTCCCCGTTCCCGCCGAGCGCGTTCGCTTGCGGCGGTTCGACGATCTGCACTACCACGCCAAGACCCAGGGGACGCTGGACGCGGGTGCGTTCGAATCCACCGTCCGGGAGTTCGCGGATCTCGCACAGGGCGGCGAGGGCTCGCTCGTGTTAGTCGACGAACTCGAGAGCATCACCGAACCCGGGGCGTCGGCGAAGATCATCGCCGGGATTCTGGAGGCCCTCTCGGCAAACGGCGCGACGGCCGTCTTCGTCTCTCATCTGGCCGGCGAGATCCGCGAGATGGCCGACTACGACGTGACCGTCGACGGCATCGAAGCCGTCGGGCTCGTGGACGGGGCACTCGAGGTCAACCGCTCGCCGGTCAAGGACCATCTGGCACGGTCGACGCCGGAGCTAATCGTCGAGAAACTCGCCGGCGAGGCCCGGGACGACGCGGTCGCGACCAACGGCGGCGCGCCCGCAGACAGCGAGGGCGACCCGGCACCCGTGTTCTACGATCGACTCCTCGAGAAGTTCGAGTAGTCTCCGTCCGTGCTTCCCGGTGGCCGGACTGGTCGCAACCGACACCAGTCGCCGCGTTGCACCGGGGTATGCAAGTATAATATCTACCACTGCCGGCCGACTGTGCTACACTATGCCATACCAGTTCCAGTGTCCCAGGGATGGGTGTTCTTTCGAACTCCGCTGTGACGCCGATCACGAGGCCGCACGACTCGCGCGAGCCCACGCCCGCGTCGCACATCGCGACCGAATTCCCCCGGCGGATCTCGATCGCTGGCTCGAGCGAATCGAGGCGGCCTGACGCCGCTCGAGCCGAGAATTCGGCAAACATCTAAGTAGCTTCGACAGCGTGGTGAAAGTGATGGCAGACGACCCCGAAGAGGGGATGTTGTCGTGGGACGAATCCGTGTTCAAGAACGAGCACGTCTTCGAGATCGACTACGTCCCCGAGACGTTCAAGCACCGCGAGGGCCAGACCCAGAGCCTGACGTACGCGCTGCGCCCCGCGGTGCGGGGGTCGCGGCCGCTGAACGTCGTCGTTCGGGGACCGCCCGGGACGGGAAAGACGACGGCGATCCAGAAGCTGTTCGACGAGGTGGGGGCCCAGACGAGCGAGGTCCGCACGATCCGAGTCAACTGTCAGGTCAACGCGACCCGCTACTCGGTGTTCTCCCGACTCTTCGAGGGCACGTTCGACTACGAACCGCCCTCGTCGGGCATCTCCTTCAAGAAGCTGTTCGGCCAGATCGCCGAGAAGCTCGTCGAGGAGGACAAGGTGCTCGTCGTCGCCCTGGACGACATCAACTACCTCTTTTACGAAAACGAGGCCTCCGACGCGCTCTACTCCCTGCTGCGGGCCCACGAGGAGTATCCCGGGGCGAAGATCGGCGTCGTCGTCGTCTCCTCCGACCCCGCCCTGGACGTCATCGACGAACTCGACTCCCGCGTGCAGAGCGTCTTCCGCCCGGAGGACGTCTACTTCCCGGTCTACGACCAGCCCGAGATCGTCGACATCCTCGAGGAGCGTGTCGAACGGGGCTTCAACGACGGCGTCATCGCCCGGGACACCCTCGAGTACGTCGCGGAACTCACCGCCGAGAGCGGCGATCTCCGGGTCGGGATCGATCTGCTGCGACGGGCCGGACTCAACGCCGAGATGCGGGCCAGCCGAACCGTCGAGCGACAGGACGTCGAGAACGCCTACGAGAAGTCGAAGTACATCAATCTCTCGCGCTCGCTGTCGGGACTGACCGACACCGAACGGGCGCTGCTTGAGGTCATCGCCGACCGCGACGGCGACCAGGCCGGCGAGGTCTACGAGGTCTTTCACGAGCGGACCGACCTCGGCTACACGCGCTACTCCGAAATCGTCAACAAACTCGACCAGCTCGGCCTGATCGACGCCGACTACGCGGACGTCGACGGGCGCGGCCGCTCGCGGTCGCTCACGCTCTCCTACGAAAAAGAGGCGGTACTCGACCGGCTCGAGTGATCTCGCCCGGACGCGGACGCCGAAACGACCGCTCGTTTTAGATGCCCCAGAGCAGCGCGATGCCGCCCGTCGTGACCACTGCCAGGAGGAGCTGTAGCGGCCCGCCGCCTCGCAGGAAGTCGGTGAACTTGTAGCCGCCGGGGCCGTAGACCATCAGATTCGTCTGATGCTTCTGCGTTACGGCTCGGACGGCTTCGTCGGAACCCTGATCCCCCGCGAGGCGATCGACCGCGGACTGGATCAGACGCTGTTCCGAAATCGCCGGCGTCGGCGGCTTCTTCGACGAGGCGCCGCCGGACGAGACGCTACCGGTGAGTCCACTACTCTAGTGAGGTGCGACGCTCGATCCTCGAGACCGGATCTCCGGCGCTCTCATTGACTCGATCGATCGAGGACGAGGCCGAGGATCTGACCGCACAGTTGCCAAGAAATCTGAGCCGGCACCGCACCGAGGGCGAGTCAGGTCGCCAATTCTCCGAGGAGTTGCTCGCGGAGACGGACGCGGACGTCGACGTCGGGGATCGAACGCCGGGAGAATACTGACCGCCGCGGTTTCGTTCGTCGGGTTCGCTCGTCGATTTCGCCCGTTTGGTCCGTTCTCAGGCCTGATAGAGCGTCTCGCGATAGTCTTCGGTCGTCTCGATGGCCGACTCGAGCTTGTCTTCCGTATTGCCGTCCGCCTGCTCGCGGGCCTGGCGAAGCGTATTGAGCCGTTCATCGAGGACGGCGTGATCGGGCGCGGTATCGCTCGTCACGTAGTCGGCGAACGCGTCCGTCGTTTCGCGGATGTTCTCGCGGACGTCGTCGCTGTCCGCCGACTTTGCGGCCTCCTCGAGGTCGTCGCGGGCCTGCTGGAGTTGGTCGGTCATGTCCGAATTCAGCACGAGCCGATGCATAACGGTTGGGCGAGCAGTGGCCACGTTCGGCTGCAGTCGGAGCGCTGTTCGGCTGCGGACGGGGTCCCGTTCGAAGTCCGCTCTTTCAGTTCCGAGTCGCTCGAGATCGTCGGCACGAATACTCGAGCGAAGTTCTCACCGCTGCTCTCACAGATGCGAGCGCGTCAAGTGGCTCGAGCCCCTGACTCCGATAATGAGTGACGCGCAAGGTCCCCTCCAGCCGGACCGGCCGAACGTCGATCACCCGTTTCGGGTCGACGCTCCCTTCGAGCCCGCGGGTGATCAGCCCGACGCGATCGAGCAGTTAGTCGACGGGTTTCGGTCCGGAATGGACAAACAGACCCTGCTCGGCGTGACCGGGTCCGGGAAAACGAACACCGTCTCGTGGGTCGCCGAAGAGATCCAGAAACCGACGCTGGTGATCGCCCACAACAAGACGCTGGCGGCCCAGCTCTACGAGGAGTTTCGCAATCTCTTCCCGGACAACGCCGTCGAGTACTTCGTCTCCTACTACGACTACTACCAGCCCGAGGCCTACGTCGAGCAGAGCGACACCTACATCGACAAGGACGCCTCGGTCAACGACGAGATCGACCGCCTGCGCCACTCCGCCACGCGGTCGCTGCTGACCCGCGAGGACGTCATCGTTGTCGCGAGTGTCTCCGCGATCTACGGCCTCGGTGACCCGCGCAACTACATCGACATGTCCCTGCGACTCGAGGTCGGCGAGGAGATCGGCCGCGACGAACTCCTCAAACGCCTGGTGGATCTGAACTACGAGCGCAACGACGTCGACTTCACGCAGGGCACGTTCCGGGTGCGGGGCGACACCGTCGAGATCTACCCGATGTACGGCCGGTACGCCGTTCGGGTCGAGCTCTGGGGCGACGAGATCGACCGCATGGTCAAGGTCGACCCGCTCGAGGGGAAAACCCAGGGCGACCAGCAAGCGGTGCTCGTCCACCCCGCGGAGCACTACTCGATTCCCGAGACCACGCTCGAGGACGCGATGGACGAGATCCGCGACGATCTGGATTCGCGCATTTCCTACTTCGAACGCAAAGGCGACATGATCGCCGCCCAGCGCATCGAGGAGCGGACGTCCTTCGACCTCGAGATGATGCAGGAGACGGGCTACTGTTCGGGGATCGAGAACTACTCGGTCTACCTCTCCGATCGGGAGTCCGGCGAAGCGCCGTACACCCTGCTCGACTACTTCCCGGACGACTTCCTGACCGTGGTCGACGAGTCCCACGTCACCCTCCCGCAGATTCGCGGCCAGTTCGCCGGCGACAAGTCCCGGAAGGACTCGCTGGTCGAGAACGGCTTTCGGCTACCGACGGCATACGACAACCGGCCGCTCACCTTCGAGGAGTTCGAGGAGAAAACCGATCAAACGCTCTACGTGAGCGCCACACCGAGCGACTACGAGCGCGAGGAGAGCGAGCAGATCGTCGAACAGATCGTTCGGCCGACCCACCTCGTCGACCCGGCGATCGAGGTTTCCGACGCGACGGGGCAGGTCGACGACCTCATGGACCGCATCGACGAGCGTATCGAGCGCGAGGAGCGCACGCTCGTGACGACGCTGACCAAACGGATGGCCGAGGACCTCACCGAGTACCTCGAGGAGGCGGGCGTCGACGTGGCCTACATGCACGACGAGACTGACACGCTCGAGCGCCACGAGATCATCCGCTCGCTGCGATTGGGTGAGATCGACGTGCTCGTCGGGATCAACCTCCTGCGGGAGGGGCTGGACATCCCCGAGGTCTCGCTAGTGGCCATTCTCGATGCGGACCAGGCGGGGTTCCTTCGGAGCGAGACGACGCTCGTCCAGACGATGGGCCGGGCGGCCCGGAACGTCAACGGCGAGGTCGTCCTCTACGCGGACGAGCCCTCGAACGCCATGGAGTCCGCGATCGAGGAAACCCAGCGCCGCCGCGAGATCCAACAGGAGTACAACGAGGAACACGGCCTCGAGCCCACGACGATCGAAAAGGAGGTCAGCGAAACCAACCTGCCCGGCAGCAAGACCGACACCAGCGAGGTCTCCGGCCGGGAGATCGAGAGCGAAGACGACGCGGCGCGGTACGTCGACGAACTCGAGGAGCGGATGCAGGACGCGGCGGGGAATCTCGAGTTCGAGCTAGCGGCCGATATTCGCGATCGGATTCGGGAGGTCCGGGAGGAGTTCGAACTCGAGGGCAGCGACGAGGGGATCGCGCCGCCGACCGAGGAGTTCTAGCTGGATTCCGTCTGCGCCAATCAGAGCGCCGAACTGTGGATATTCACTGTGATCGTCCAGCTGCCGGTGTTCGCCGACAAAACAATTTTCATAGTATTATTATTTGGGTAAAATTTACATCCCAGAAAAATAATATGTATTTGAAGTCGGTCACAACGACTTCAGACAAGACGGTGTTCAGGAAGATGGACGAGCAATCGAAACCAGACGGAACGGAACAAAGCGCTAACCAACAGTCGTCATCGCGAAACGAGCACGGAACGACGTCAAGACGCGGGCTTCTCCGGAAAAGTGGTGCGGGAGCGGTTGCCCTCACCGGGTTTGCCGCGGCGACGACTTCGGCTGAAGCACAGACACACGGATACTCAGTTGGTAATGCAGAGTATGGCGGCAGTTGGGACTCAATTCACGTGTCCATCGTGGACATGTGCAATTCGAGTGCCAAGTCCCGTGAGTGTCGAGACGGCGTGTACACTGGTCTGAAGCAGTTGTACAATAGATTCGACTGGTTCAAAGGATTCTGGATCGAGTACAACGAGACTGACGTCACCTACACTGGGCCGAACGATTCGAGCGCCATTGGTGATCGGCTCTCCGACGAGGGCTTTGATGAAGATATTCACTACCACGTGATCAACAACTCGTTCGACGGATCGACCCACAACAGAGGAGGGAACGCTTGGAACAGCGATCGCCGTGAAATATCGGCTGTCTCGTACGAATCGACGTTTTGGCACGCCCCGAATATGATCAATCGAGGGTTACATCAGTTTATCCATATGTATATCGGCGGTAACGAGGCCCAGAGTCGCGCCGATGGTGACCTGAACGACTACGAGGCACAACACGCGCTGGGAACGAGCATTCGGGGCGTTCGATCGGTGATGGCTGACCGAAACGCGTACTCTGATTTAGCACAATGTGGGAATTGTTCGGGAAGTAGCTCAGGGAGCGCACCGCAAGGGCGAAACGATATCTACTTCTCGAACTGTGCGGAGTTCGCCTTCCGAGAGTCTGCGTACGCAGAAAGATAACCTATTTGAAATTTCGACTCCCACCAGACATTTCCACTATTTGGCTCTGGTGAATCGATAGACAGCGTCGAGTTGATCCGTTACAACTAGGGAGTTGAAGCGGGAAACGGCGGATGCTTCATGTCCAAAATTCCCCGCTTCACTGGGAGGGTAGTAACGTTGGCTAAAAGTATAGAAGATGGAAGCGAA is a window encoding:
- a CDS encoding ORC1-type DNA replication protein — its product is MADDPEEGMLSWDESVFKNEHVFEIDYVPETFKHREGQTQSLTYALRPAVRGSRPLNVVVRGPPGTGKTTAIQKLFDEVGAQTSEVRTIRVNCQVNATRYSVFSRLFEGTFDYEPPSSGISFKKLFGQIAEKLVEEDKVLVVALDDINYLFYENEASDALYSLLRAHEEYPGAKIGVVVVSSDPALDVIDELDSRVQSVFRPEDVYFPVYDQPEIVDILEERVERGFNDGVIARDTLEYVAELTAESGDLRVGIDLLRRAGLNAEMRASRTVERQDVENAYEKSKYINLSRSLSGLTDTERALLEVIADRDGDQAGEVYEVFHERTDLGYTRYSEIVNKLDQLGLIDADYADVDGRGRSRSLTLSYEKEAVLDRLE
- the uvrB gene encoding excinuclease ABC subunit UvrB, yielding MSDAQGPLQPDRPNVDHPFRVDAPFEPAGDQPDAIEQLVDGFRSGMDKQTLLGVTGSGKTNTVSWVAEEIQKPTLVIAHNKTLAAQLYEEFRNLFPDNAVEYFVSYYDYYQPEAYVEQSDTYIDKDASVNDEIDRLRHSATRSLLTREDVIVVASVSAIYGLGDPRNYIDMSLRLEVGEEIGRDELLKRLVDLNYERNDVDFTQGTFRVRGDTVEIYPMYGRYAVRVELWGDEIDRMVKVDPLEGKTQGDQQAVLVHPAEHYSIPETTLEDAMDEIRDDLDSRISYFERKGDMIAAQRIEERTSFDLEMMQETGYCSGIENYSVYLSDRESGEAPYTLLDYFPDDFLTVVDESHVTLPQIRGQFAGDKSRKDSLVENGFRLPTAYDNRPLTFEEFEEKTDQTLYVSATPSDYEREESEQIVEQIVRPTHLVDPAIEVSDATGQVDDLMDRIDERIEREERTLVTTLTKRMAEDLTEYLEEAGVDVAYMHDETDTLERHEIIRSLRLGEIDVLVGINLLREGLDIPEVSLVAILDADQAGFLRSETTLVQTMGRAARNVNGEVVLYADEPSNAMESAIEETQRRREIQQEYNEEHGLEPTTIEKEVSETNLPGSKTDTSEVSGREIESEDDAARYVDELEERMQDAAGNLEFELAADIRDRIREVREEFELEGSDEGIAPPTEEF
- a CDS encoding DUF1059 domain-containing protein translates to MPYQFQCPRDGCSFELRCDADHEAARLARAHARVAHRDRIPPADLDRWLERIEAA
- a CDS encoding helix-hairpin-helix domain-containing protein — encoded protein: MDLESIPGVGEKTARALSALDDPERALRAGDVEAIATAPGISQGRAARIARGAIRLEHDDPGGFLATDRAREVYRELLGLLEERTVTDYAARRLETIYPSPRRSRIAEVQEFSREALECDPDPAVLDALEGVQPLREPGDVRVRERCLATTDAERYSEAREAIPELSVEIVEDAQGLAELARGYATVIALDESFAGVTLEGDVQVRPDALENPAEVVPERPLAFFARNRDRLQAAVAVHRAADLEPPCDLSALEDGLSRLAEDGTVAGDDELDRLTTAVDDLDAAASAAESVANDHLREAIREQDVTIEGSDLLSLVERGAGVDSLLSRELADEYAAAVEAARDHLVDALDLDQGEAEIARRAFSDEPTFPVERDEDVIGRLREELTAAKDRRAGKLKRELAADLADQRDGARQLVRDALELDVELAIARFAEEYECVMPEFADSEALRASEASSAERSSADSRAASEPPRDDGETASKSVAEVGFAIEGGRSPLLDEPLESIDPVDYEVSGVALLSGVNSGGKTSTLDLVASVVVLAHMGLPVPAERVRLRRFDDLHYHAKTQGTLDAGAFESTVREFADLAQGGEGSLVLVDELESITEPGASAKIIAGILEALSANGATAVFVSHLAGEIREMADYDVTVDGIEAVGLVDGALEVNRSPVKDHLARSTPELIVEKLAGEARDDAVATNGGAPADSEGDPAPVFYDRLLEKFE
- a CDS encoding SagB/ThcOx family dehydrogenase: MPTGAIDYHERTKHSPESVREGGRGLNFDNKPRPYKEYIDLPSKALADRIRPPQQPALAAIAEPTPDGDPTRARQPDLETVTNLCYYAAGITKRIERRGRTLRFRAAATTGALYHVDLYVVCGELGGDDGDDETGEPGRELEAGVYHFDPRTLSLDVLREGDYRGVLASASEHAGVADAPLSIVATSTWWRNAWKYGDRTFRHAFWDSGTHLANLLAVAHALDYRAEVVTGFADRPVADLLGLEPEREAPLEIVPIGSGNTDSESDFAAGSDANSGSADIDPIDPDTEPLSPNERAFPLIHEAWSAGTLESGGAADSWRSGRPVGPIGIREPGDGERVALEPVDHETASSRPLHETIRRRGSCREYERKPISFRKLSTVLDRAVRGVAMDSRLADDPPLSFVDPYLIVNGVDGLASGSYCYHPARGELERLQAGDFRSEAGHLALDQRLAADAAVCVYFLSDLEEIVDALGDRGYRVAQLEASLTAGRLYLGTYAHRDLGGTGLTFYDDIVSDFFAPRAAGQTPMFLYTIGRPA
- a CDS encoding DUF368 domain-containing protein, encoding MEYERTDVVVDRLELLRAYGYGLCMGTADALPGVSGGTVALLLGFYGRLIAAVTAFTPRRAIAILRGYRPERRERAREALLELDFGFLLPLGVGMATAVVLIADLVSTLAESNPVAMFGFFTGLIAASAITLGRSLTFTTPVHAGTAAAGAGLALLVAADLVTLPGGGPVVILVAGAIAVSAMILPGISGSLILILLGQYIFLSDELSAFVRAIGDLLGDGSLADVIDPGTTVVLFLAGGVVGLVTIARVVRIALARNRELTLVFLVSLIAGSVPAPLHNIAETHAWTTETIALTAAWAALGAIALFALEYLVGGFDPE